Genomic window (Oncorhynchus masou masou isolate Uvic2021 chromosome 9, UVic_Omas_1.1, whole genome shotgun sequence):
ctgtgtactaaacagtgtgcagtgtattggtggagataccttggtagtgtctctgtgtactaaacagtgtgtagtgtattggtggagataccttcagtagtgtctctgtgtactaaacagtgtgtagtgtattggtggagataccttcagttgtgtctctgtgtactaaacagtgtgtagtgtattggtggagataccttcagtagtgtctctgtgtactaaacagtgtgtagtgtattggtggagataccttcagttgtgtctctgtgtactaaacagtgtgtagtgtattggtggagataccttcagttgtgtctctgtgtactaaacagtgtgtagtgtattggtggagataccttcggtagtgtctctgtgtactaaacAGTGTATGGTGTATAGGTGGAGATACCTTCAGTAgtgtctctgtgtactaaacagtgtgtagtgtattggtggagataccttcagtagtgtctctgtgtactaaacagtgtgtagtgtattggtggagataccttcagtagtgtctctgtgtactaaacagtgtgtagtgtattggtggagataccttcagttgtgtctctgtgtactaaacagtgtgtagtgtattggtGGATATACCTTCgatagtgtctctgtgtactaaacagtgtgtagtgtattggtggagataccttcagttgtgtctctgtgtactaaacAGTGTGTGGTGAATTGGTGCCGATACCTTCGGTAGTGTCTCATTGTACTAAACAGTGTGTGGTGTATAGGTGGAGATACCTTCGGTAgtgtctctgtgtactaaacAGTGTGTGGTGTATAGGTGCCGATACCTTCGGTAgtgtctctgtgtactaaacAGTGTATGGTGTATAGGTGGAGATACCTTCAGTAGTGTCTCTGTGTACTAAAAAGTgtgtagtgtattggtggagATACCTTCGGTAGTGGCTCTGTGTACTAAACAGTGTATGGTGTATAGGTGGAGATACCTTCagttgtgtctctgtgtactaaacagtgtgtagtgtattggtggagataccttcagttgtgtctctgtgtactaaacagtgtgtagtgtattggtggagataccttcggtagtgtctctgtgtactaaacagtgtgtggtgtattggtggagataccttcagttgtgtctctgtgtactaaacagtgtgtagtgtattggtggagataccttcggtagtgtctctgtgtactaaacagtgtgtagtgtattggtggagataccttcagtagtgtctctgtgtactaaacagtgtgtagtgtattggtggagataccttcagtagtgtctctgtgtactaaacagtgtgtagtgtattggtggagataccttcagttgtgtctctgtgtactaaacagtgtgtagtgtattggtggagataccttcagtagtgtctctgtgtactaaacAGTGTGTTGTGTATAGGTGGAGATACCTTCAGTATTGTCTCTGTGTACtaaacagtgtgtagtgtattggtggagATACCTTCAGTTGTGTCTATGTGTACtaaacagtgtgtagtgtattggtggagATACCTTCGGTAGTGTCTCATGTGTACtaaacagtgtgtagtgtattggtggagataccttcagttgtgtctctgtgtactaaaagtgtgtagtgtattggtggagATACCTTCGGTAGTGGCTCTGTGTACTAAACAGTGTATGGTGTATAGGTGGAGATACCTTCAGTAgtgtctctgtgtactaaacagtgtgtagtgtattggtggagataccttcagttgtgtctctgtgtactaaacagtgtgtagtgtattggtggagataccttcgatagtgtctctgtgtactaaacagtgtgtagtgtattggtggagataccttcagttgtgtctctgtgtactaaacAGTGTGTGGTGAATTGGTGCCGATACCTTCGGTAGTGTCTCATTGTACTAAACAGTGTGTGGTGTATAGGTGCCGATACCTTCGGTAgtgtctctgtgtactaaacAGTGTGTGGTGTATAGGTGGAGATACCTTCAGTAGTGTCTCTGTGTACTAAAAAGTgtgtagtgtattggtggagataccttcggtagtgtctctgtgtactaaacAGTGTATGGTGTATAGGTGGAGATACCTTCagttgtgtctctgtgtactaaacagtgtgcagtgtattggtggagataccttcagttgtgtctctgtgtactaaacagtgtgtagtgtattggtggagatacctttggtagtgtctctgtgtactaaacagtgtgtagtgtattggtggagataccttcagttgtgtctctgtgtactaaacagtgtgtagtgtattggtggagataccttcggtagtgtctctgtgtactaaacagtgtgtagtgtattggtggagataccttcagtagtgtctcagtgtactaaacagtgtgtagtgtattggtggagataccttcggtagtgtctctgtgtactaaacagtgtgtagtgtattggtggagataccttcagttgtgtctctgtgtactaaacagtgtgtagtgtattggtggagataccttcagtagtgtctctgtgtactaaacAGTGTGTTGTGTATAGGTGGAGATACCTTCAGTATTGTCTCTGTGTACtaaacagtgtgtagtgtattggtggagataccttcagttgtgtctctgtgtactaaacagtgtgtagtgtattggtggagataccttcggtagtgtctctgtgtacgaaacagtgtgtagtgtattggtggagataccttcagttgtgtctctgtgtactaaacagtgtgtagtgtattggtggagataccttcggtagtgtctctgtgtactaaacagtgtgtagtgtattggtggagataccttcagtagtgtctctgtgtactaaacagtgtgtagtgtattggtggagataccttcggtagtgtctctgtgtactaaacagtgtgtagtgtattggtggagataccttcagtagtgtctctgtgtactaaacagtgtgtagtgtattggtggagataccttcagtagtgtctctgtgtactaaacagtgtgtagtgtattggtggagATACCTTCAGTAGTTTCTCTGTGTACtaaacagtgtgtagtgtattggtggagataccttcggtagtgtctctgtgtactaaacagtgtgtagtgtattggtggagataccttcagttgtgtctctgtgtactaaacagtgtgtagtgtattggtggagataccttcggtagtgtctctgtgtactaaacagtgtgtagtgtattggtagagataccttcagtagtgtctctgtgtactaaacagtgtgcagtgtattggtggagataccttcggtagtgtctctgtgtactaaacagtgtgtagtgtattggtggagataccttcagtagtgtctctgtgtactaaacagtgtgtagtgtattggtggagataccttcggtagtgtctctgtgtactaaacagtgtgtagtgtattggtggagataccttcagtagtgtctctgtgtactaaacagtgtgcagtgtattggtggagataccttcggtagtgtctctgtgtactaaacagtgtgtagtgtattggtggagataccttcagtagtgtctctgtgtactaaacagtgtgtagtgtattggtggagataccttcggtagtgtctctgtgtactaaacagtgtgtagtgtattggtGGTTATACCTTCAGTTGTGTGCGAGTGACTTCCAGGCTGCGTAGTCTATGAGTGCagctctgtagttctgtctgcaGCTGCTCGGCTCTGCCTGCACGGTCACGAAGACAGTCCAGCTCGTCACGCAACGCTCGCATTCCCCGCACCTCACCCTGAAGACTGCGGTTCTGCCCAACACACACAAGATGAAGGTGAGTTCAGAGGAGGACAAAAGTAGTGTAAAGTTCTGGTCCAGTTACTGGTAGTGCTGCTACAGAAAATATTACCTCTTTCTGAAGTTTCTTCAACTGCTCCTCCATAGTTTGAACTTCCTGCTTGTAATCCAATAGTTGATCTCCTTTGTCTTCCCTATAGAAACAGATGTCATTATTTTGATAGTATTGTGCTACTAAACCACAGACATCTATTACAAAATAGTCCTCTTCCAATTTAAAaacctttaacacacacacacaaacttgccTTTTTCTTCCATAGAAATGGACGACATAGTTCTAACAGTTACCAGACATATCTCAAAGAAATGTCTTCCTCCAACTTTTTGGATGCACACAAGGACATGACCGTCtcacacacaagcatacacacacacacacacacacacgtcttacAGTTCTTGTTTGAGGAATCGTAGTTTGGCCCTGCTGTCTGCTAGCTGGACAGCCAGACTCTGGGGAAGCTCCTCAGTATGACCACCTGGGAGAGCCATGAGAGACTCAACCTGCTGGACCTCACTTGTCCAACACAACTCTGCTATcctctgagggggggggggcagcaagaGGTGACAGGTAGGTGATTCTGTGTGAATCTGTTAGTGTAAGAAACCCTTAGAGCCTTTTAAATCGAGTTTGACACAGTGACGCTTTAACTGGGAATACACGCCTGGTTTGTAATTAAATTCCTCTTCTGTTGTTCTGGACATTatttgtgagtatgtgtgtgtacctccaggtgtgtgtctctctgtgccagcaGGCCTTGGATCTGTCtggccatggagccaaacagcaCCTGTAGCTCCACCTCCTCCAGCCCTCCCAGCTCCTCCCACTGCAGAGGCAGCACCGCTCTGGGGTCCTGGGTCACCTGCAGGAGCAACAGTTTCTTACCTCTCTATGGTAATAACGGTATTTGACTTAGCATTCCAGGACAAAATGGCAATCTTGTGGTGAACGTTAATGGTGGATATGGGTAGATGAGTAGGGAACTGAACCGACCTCCTGGATACAGTTGGCAATGGAAGTTTGAGTCTCGATGTCCAGCGACTGGATTTGCTGTATGAATGTTTCCTTCCTCTCACACTGTTGCTGACCAACAATGAGTAGTCAGTAAGATTGGTCAAGTTAcaagtgcagtgtgtgtgtgtgtgtgtgtgtgtgtgtgtgtgtgtgtgtgtgtgtgtgtgtgtgtgtgtgtgtgtgtgtgtgtgtgtgtgtgtgtgtgtgtgtgtgtgtgtgtgtgtgtgtgtgtgtgtgtgtgtgtgtgtgtgtgtgtgagagagagagagagagacatcacctgTATCGCACATCCCAGTAAAAGCAGTAGCAATCTCCTCAACTCCTCCACTGCTGCCTCTGCAAGTTACAGCTCTTATGACTACCTTGTTCCCATCACACTCTCATAGACAACATAGAAGGCCAATCAGAGATACTGTACTTTTAACAGGCTCTTTTTACCTGTTAGGGGGTCTTGCCCCAAAATGGCAGTGTTTGGAAGAGGCATCAGAATCAGCTGTTGTAGGTCTTCCTATAGACAGAATGACAGGGTTTGAGCAAAGAGAGAGCTTGAAGGGATACAAATATTGATTGATTGTAATTTCCCTAACCACATTGCAGTTGATACTCAATCAACATTGAAATTACAAAATATTCCACTGCATCCTGTTGGCCAGTTCAGATTAAAATACAAACACAGACGACGTTAGTGGGGAAAGTAGGGCTACTTGTTGTAGTACAATGGCTATATGTAGTACAATGGCTATATTTGGTTCTCAGACACAAGCCCTGGTAGAGAGAAATGAGGCTGCAGAGTGACCATGTGCTGATGGTGTTTTAAGGTTCCACAACACAAAGCAAAAAGTGAAACCACAAGAAATAAAATTACATATTAGGACCACCAGACATGACAAAATTCTTGTCATGACAAACAGTCCTGTCAATAAATTGTATCCAAAAGATTTATGAATATTCCATGAATATTCCTTGAAACTCACTGGAGTCCCTCCCATGATGATCAACTGTACAGAGGGTTTGAATGACTTAAAAAAGCAGGAACTGAAACAGCGAAGactcatgtgtttgtgtgtttaatgCATTGTATCAGACTTAAGTTAATTTCTCAGAGAGATTTGACTGGATGTCTCCCTAGGCTTAAGTCTGGACCTTGTACAGTAAATTGCTCTGACTAAGACATGATTGTGTATCAAACACGACACAAATAACAATACCTGGTAGAAGGCCCTGAGGTGTCGGTTGAGGATGGAGAAGTTCTGGACTCTGACAATCTGGTTGTCTCTTCCACTGCGGTACAAATGCTCCAGCTTCGGGTTGGGGTCTCtgggaatgacagacagacagacagacagacggacggacggacggacggacggacggacggacggacggacggacggaccagacagacagacagacagacagacagacagacagacagacagacagacagacagacagagacagacagacagacagtaaaaataaaatgtatttaattgaaTACACATTCCTTTAGCCATAACATTTGAAGCCTCTGCAAAGGTGTGAACTTACATGATCCTCATGACCTCGTTGAGAAAGATCCCATTGGTCAGCCTCAGGTAGCGGTCATGGGAATTCTGGGACTTGTAGTCCACGTCCATGTACTGGTTGTAGAGCATGACGTTGTCCTCCCTGTCCACTACACAATCAAAGAGCTGTACCTGTGGGAGGGTGGATCCTATTAGGAGCTCAATTCAATCCGTGGAGCTGAAGATCCTCTTTATAGCGCGATTGacaattaaaggcaatgttcccgcaaTCGCAGatactgcattcacggtaaatgctGCATACATTGGCTCAATCTTAAATTACCTTTCAATGTGAACCATGCCGGATTAGGGTTTGGCTCGGCtaggccatcattataaataagaatttgttcttaactgacttgcctagttaaataaaggttaaatcaaataaataaggGGGTTTCGCTGCTAATATATAAAACTGTTATCTAGAATCTGTGGTGTAGATCAATGAAAGCAGAGATGGTCATATTTTACTGGGGAAAAAAACAGGAAAGGGAATAGGAAGTGACAGCTATAAGGAAAAACAACAAGAGACATTCTAAGAGCCAGGGTATAGGAAGTGACAGCTATAAGGAAAAACAACAAGAGACATTCTAAGAGCCAGGGTATAGGAAGTGACAGCTATAAGGAAAAACAACAGAAACATTCTAAGAGCCAGGGTATAGGAAGTGACAGCTATAAGGAAAAACAACAGAAACATTCTAACAGCCAGGGTATAGGAAGTGACAGCTATAAGGAAAAACAACAGAAACATTCTAACAGCCAGGGTATAGGAAGTGACAGCTATAAGGAAAAACAACAGAAACATTCTAAGAGCCAGGGTATAGGAAGTGACAGCTATAAGGAAAAACAACAGAAACATTCTAAGAGCCAGGGTATAGGAAGTGACAGCTATAAGGAAAAACAACAAGAGACATTCTAACAGCCAGGGTATAGGAAGTGACAGCTATAAGGAAAAACAACAGAAACATTCTAACAGCCAGGGTATAGGAAGTGACAGCTATAAGGAAAAACAACAAGAAACATTCTAACAGCCAGGGTATAGGAAGTGACAGCTATAAGGAAAAACAACAAGAGACATTCTAAGAGCCAGGGTATAGGAAGCTGTGAAAAGGAGAAGTTGGAGAACTAAGTGTTGTTTGCTGTCCTTTTCATGTGACAAATGTTTTGGCAAGCATTTGCATCTGATTCAAGTTCAACTCAATCATGTTTGTTTATAACTCCTGTAAATAAAGAGCAATAAATTATTCATAAAATGGCATGATCTCATGtgagaacaaaatcttatttacaggTTGTTTATGTACAGGATTTTAAAGTGTTGGTACTCCATAAAAGCATGTTTTATTAAAGACTATTCATCATCGTGTATATCTAGGCCTACTACTGTAGAATCTTAAAGTGATTTAAATAAGCTTTCCAACATACCCAAGTCACCAACGCACTTTCCATGAATTCTTCTAGAAATGCCATTATGTTAGAGTCCATGGTGTCGCATAAAGAATGTACAAACTTCTATAAAAATATAAATTAAATATATCCTACATTAAAGCAATTTTACTAAAAAGTGAAAAAGAGAATCCATCTTGCGTTAAATCAAGTGGTTTGACATTTCTGTTCCCCTgttctcctctttcttcctctattTCACTTTTTCCGTTAGTGCTGGTGGTGATGACTGTTCTCCTAGCAGCAGGACATTAAAACTGGCATGATCGcagatttatttaaaaaaataagagtCACCCTGCAAAGACATGCTAAACTTTGGGAATATCTAGTGCCGTAGAACTGTTTTTCACAGCACTGCAACCACCTTCGAAAAAGAATATTGATCATTTGAcatattacattttttatattgtattatttatGACAGAAAGTTTACACAAATAGTGGTATGTGTAggttgactttttcaacattttgttactttacagccttattctaaaatggatccccccaaaaaatcatcagcaatctacacacaataccccataatgacgaagcaaaaacagaatacataagtattcagactcaaaattaagctcaggtgcatcctgtttccattgatcatccttgagatgtttctacaacttgattggaatccacctgtggtaaattcaattgaatggacatgatttgtaaaggcacacacctgtctctataaGGTCCCCCTGTTGACAGTgattgtcagagcaaaaaccaagccatgaggtcgaaggaattgtccgtagagctccgagacaggattgtgtcgaggcacagatctggggaaaggtaccaaaaaatgtctgcagcattgaagatccccaagaacacagtggcctccgtcattcttaaattgaagaagtttggaaccaccaagactctttctagagctggccgcccagacaaactgagcaaccgggggagaaggaccttggtcagggaggtgaccaaaaacccgatggtcactctgacagagttctagaattcctctgtggagatgggagaacattccagaaggacaaccatctctacagcactccaccaataaggcctttatggtagagtggccagactgaagccactcctctgtaaaaggcaaatgacagcctgcttggagtttgccaaaaggcacctaaaggactctcagaccatgagaaacaagattctctggtcttatgaaaccaagattgaactattttcaTGAATGCCGAGCGTCACAACTGGATGAAAcccggcaccatccctacggtgaagcatggtggtggcagcatcatgaggtggggATGTTTTCGGTGTcagggactgggatactagtcaggatcgagggaaagatgaatggagcaaagtatagagagatccttgatgaaaacctgctccagagcgcttaggacctcagactgaggcgaaggttaaccttccaacaggaaaacgaccgtaagcacacagccaagacaagtctctgaatgagtctccttgagtgacccagcccgTACTTGAACCAGATTGaacttctctggagagacctgaataagctgtgcagcaatgctccccatccaacctgacagagcttgagaggatctgcagagaagaatgggagaaactccccaatacaggtgtgccaagcttgtagcgtcataccctagaagactcgaggcaaaaggtgcttcaacaaagtactgagtaaagggtccgaatacacatgtaaatgtaatatttcagtttcactttttaaaaataaattagcaaacatttataagcctttgtcattatgggatattgtgtgtagattgatggaggGGGGGGACAATTGAAtcaattatagaataaggctgtaaggtaacaaaatgtggaaaaaggtaaggggtcttaatactttccgaattcactgtaTGTTATTGGAATTACTCAATAAGTCTGCAAAACTTCAATTGGTCTATTATGCTGGGCAACAGGTTTAATATAGCGTGCTGATGACTCCTTACTCCAGCTTACCCACTCCATTCACTTGTGTACAATACACTGTACATAGAATACTTATTGGGTTGTAGAGAGAACCTGTACTACCTGTCTCATAAGCTGGGGTGGGAAATATTCAGTAAGGTCTTTACTAACCAAATGGTTTGTTTTTCAGGGGAACTGTGTCGCACATATTCAGCAACACTTCGTTTCCACTCTCCATAGCTCACAATGCAATACACTGTGTTAGACTGTGCATGGGATACTTATAGGCTTGTAGAGATCTTTTCAATCCGTCTCAGCTAAAGTGGGGTGGAAAATACTCAATTTGGTGTCCACTAACCGTTTTTAGTTTGTTTTAATGTACGACACAGTCCCCTCCCAAAACTATACATAtttggttagtagtagtagagaccctactgagtattttTCACCCCCTTTACCTGAGGCAGGTAGAAAATATCTCTCTACAGCCCAATATTTTCATCATACCAGTGTCAACATTGTTGGTCCCAAAATAATAGTCATTAAAcccatattattattttattttttcataaATTAATTATTGCCTTTTCTTGTTGGCaaatttaaatttatttttaaatttattAAAATTCAGTATGTTTTGAATTAGTTATCTAGATTTTGAAATGCCTGCGTTTATTTTTTTAAGCTTTCGTCATTACCATACGAACGTGACGTAATTTGTGCTGCTGGCAGAATACTAGTCTGGTGGTGAGCACATTGCAAAGCCACACCGGAATTTCTGAACGCTCACTCGGCATAGTCATCACCACCTTTACCAGTGAGTATTTTTCCATAAAACAAAGCCTCTCACAGACAAATGAGTAGGTGGATTTGGATGTTGGGAATATGTAAGACTACTTTGTGCGCACTCTGTGGTATCTTGCTTGTTACAATGTTTCTATTACAATTCACTTATTCAGCTGCTTGTAGCCTATTCATCAATATTGATCAAGATATACTGTAACCAATTTCGGGTACAGTAGTAGGCCTCGAAATGGTCAATTCAATAGGATGGAGTTTCGATGCACTTTCAGGTGTAATGAAATGGCGAACCCTGGTGGAAATCCGGTGTAAAATTCGGTAGGCTACTATCTATGAACGTTCTACTTATCAAAGGATGACATGATGTAAACATTGTCGTAAAACACAGTGTATGAACCATTTGACAAAGGAACAAAATAAACAGCAAATAAAATGTTACAAATATGTTGGCTATATGTGCGTTAATAATGCGCTCAACATGTGTTGTTGTTGGTCAAAACATAATGAAAATTGTAAATTACAACTTTTTACATGATCACACTTCGACGTGACCTTTCTCCAAACCCTGTCCATTGTTAAGGTATGTTTTActccatctctcccagtgttCATGTTGCTGTGCAGAGAACTGCTGTAACAGTAGCCTACGGATTAGCTATGTTTGGATTACGAAGGTGTTATGAGATGTGTCAGAGTATACCTAGCAGCCCAGATGACATTGTACAGTCACTCTGCTCCATACTGTCAGACCTACAGTATCACTAGCATCACGTTGTCATTacacacacatcctcctataCCTCTGGGTGAACTGAAATAACCCAACTCGGTTGTATGTCTATCTAGTACAAAAGGACTCAACTCCGCAAATCCATTAAAAGCAACTAACTTTAATACATTAAATGGCTGATGCCAACTTTACATCATCTTGACACGTTACTTAGCAGTGCGTTAACAAACTCTATGGCCATTTCAGTATTCAACTGACTGGAGGCCTTCTTCACACAGGGTGAGTGTTTGTATTATTACGTTAACTGTGTGCTTTAGATTGAGTCAGATCTGAATCAAAGATCATCAGAACATTAGTGTActtcaaagtgtgtgtgttttcatttaCTCCTGTACGAGTATGTGAGTATTCTTTTTGAGTATTTATCAAATGTGTGTGTGAATTCTTTTGTGAATGTGTTTGTTCTTCGGTGCCTTCCAGTGTCTTCTTGACTTTCAGGTTTTGTTCTTGACTCAAAGATTATCATTCCAAATTTTGTCAGGTTAAAAACCCTCTGCATTGTTAGATCTTGTATTGTCTGTGCAGAGCATGATAAGATAAGATTCCTTATGTATTTTAGTGCTCGTACATTGTTGCAGTATAAATCAAGACAAAGAGTTCAGTGTCAAAGCCAACACAGAGCTCTAGCTAGCCCACCATTAGCCTGGTCACAGGCTAGACCACCATGAGGTCACAGAACTAAgatgcctccctccctgtctcaaaCCCATATATGGTTATATATTATATTTCATCTAGCTGGACGTGGCTGCCTTCTCGCCGTCCGCCCCTGCTTCTGCCTCATCACCTGCTTCCACCTGTATTGATAAAGAAACGGGACACCATTAGGTTCAAATGTATTACACAAGGCATTGTGGGTACTGTGGTACATCATGCTAAACCAGGGTTTGATCAGGAGGATGTGTTGTTACAGACAGTTAAAATATACATGTTTTGTGTTGAacatatacagatgtaggatcttttgttgctgagaattgtcTAGCACAGTAGGAAATGCACATTTGTAGTGTATTTGCGTTTTAAAAAGGTCAGCTCTATTCATTCTCCTATCTGAAACGATTAGAGCGTTCCACATCCCTGAACACACCCCTGGTATGTTTCACATAGCATTGTGGGTACTGTAGTACACTACCTGTCCGAACTGGAGCAGTGTGAACATGGTGTTCTTGACGTCCATCATGGTTTCTTTCACCCCCTTTGCCAGGATGTAGCCCTCACTGTCAGCTTCGGGGTTCTCCGGGTCCACGCCGTCCAGAGACGTCTGCAGGTACCGCAGACTCACCAACACTGACATCTGTGGAGATGATGTCACAGGGGTCAAAGCCATGGTTACAAAATGTATATCTAAAGCCACCTTATCACAGGGGCAGAGGTTGACGGTAACAAAATCACCACTAAAAACTACCATCATCACACTACAGGGCAAGAGTCAATGTTCATATTTTGTCTGGGTTTGTGCATGTGTATACCTGCAAGGAGATGACCGACAGTATCCCGGGGCCGATGGTGTTCATGAGGCCCATGTAGTAGTCGACCAGCGCCTCTCTGCAGCCGCGGCTGTACAGGTTCAGCTCCTCACTCTGGTGCTCATAGTTGTAGTGGGCAGTGTTGTCAGTCAGGTGGTTCTGGAGACAGGGCCGAGGGGAGCCGGGGTTACAGCAGCTGAACGGGACTCCATCCATCAGGTAACGACCGTCCACGTTGCTACGCACacgactggagaggagagaggttaacgGTTTGATTGAGTGTTTCCATTGTAAAATGTTACCTTATATAAATGACACTGGCTTTAATGATGGATGACACATTTATGAGACATGATGTATAGAAATCTCATGTGAGTCATCATCACCTCAGACAAGTCAGAGAACGGTGGTTTGTGGGCTAAACTtcacttctcctctccaccccctctctctcgctccctctcctcctcccccctccatccccctctctctcactccctctcctcctcccccctccatccccctccctctcgctccctccctcctccccctccatcccccctctcgctccctctcctcctccccctcctccccccctctcctccctccccctccatccccccctctctccctctcctcctccccctcctcccccctcctcgctcccccctccatccatcccccctctctcgctcctctcctccccctccatccccctctcctcctccccctccatccccctctctctcgctccctctcctcctcccccctccatccccccccctccccct
Coding sequences:
- the LOC135545575 gene encoding protein Daple-like isoform X2, with the protein product MDSNIMAFLEEFMESALVTWVQLFDCVVDREDNVMLYNQYMDVDYKSQNSHDRYLRLTNGIFLNEVMRIIDPNPKLEHLYRSGRDNQIVRVQNFSILNRHLRAFYQEDLQQLILMPLPNTAILGQDPLTEAAVEELRRLLLLLLGCAIQCERKETFIQQIQSLDIETQTSIANCIQEVTQDPRAVLPLQWEELGGLEEVELQVLFGSMARQIQGLLAQRDTHLEIHTESPTCHLLLPPPPQRIAELCWTSEVQQVESLMALPGGHTEELPQSLAVQLADSRAKLRFLKQELEDKGDQLLDYKQEVQTMEEQLKKLQKENRSLQGEVRGMRALRDELDCLRDRAGRAEQLQTELQSCTHRLRSLEVTRTQLKEQQQLCVALQETRVLLEEQLADTRQRCSSLRELERDNLLLRQRLIDLEGEQDTERQRVDELLEMNMGLEAELRQVLRHNNNNTGTMTAARHFHQSEVESDEEAGLREELREDIDLKPLSVEVGEASSLRLLGAENENAELRRRLEDLQSEQEVRGQRQADLPEVREELACLEAEHQNTLREVS
- the LOC135545575 gene encoding protein Daple-like isoform X3, with translation MDSNIMAFLEEFMESALVTWVQLFDCVVDREDNVMLYNQYMDVDYKSQNSHDRYLRLTNGIFLNEVMRIIDPNPKLEHLYRSGRDNQIVRVQNFSILNRHLRAFYQEDLQQLILMPLPNTAILGQDPLTEAAVEELRRLLLLLLGCAIQQQCERKETFIQQIQSLDIETQTSIANCIQEVTQDPRAVLPLQWEELGGLEEVELQVLFGSMARQIQGLLAQRDTHLERIAELCWTSEVQQVESLMALPGGHTEELPQSLAVQLADSRAKLRFLKQELEDKGDQLLDYKQEVQTMEEQLKKLQKENRSLQGEVRGMRALRDELDCLRDRAGRAEQLQTELQSCTHRLRSLEVTRTQLKEQQQLCVALQETRVLLEEQLADTRQRCSSLRELERDNLLLRQRLIDLEGEQDTERQRVDELLEMNMGLEAELRQVLRHNNNNTGTMTAARHFHQSEVESDEEAGLREELREDIDLKPLSVEVGEASSLRLLGAENENAELRRRLEDLQSEQEVRGQRQADLPEVREELACLEAEHQNTLREVS
- the LOC135545575 gene encoding protein Daple-like isoform X1 → MDSNIMAFLEEFMESALVTWVQLFDCVVDREDNVMLYNQYMDVDYKSQNSHDRYLRLTNGIFLNEVMRIIDPNPKLEHLYRSGRDNQIVRVQNFSILNRHLRAFYQEDLQQLILMPLPNTAILGQDPLTEAAVEELRRLLLLLLGCAIQQQCERKETFIQQIQSLDIETQTSIANCIQEVTQDPRAVLPLQWEELGGLEEVELQVLFGSMARQIQGLLAQRDTHLEIHTESPTCHLLLPPPPQRIAELCWTSEVQQVESLMALPGGHTEELPQSLAVQLADSRAKLRFLKQELEDKGDQLLDYKQEVQTMEEQLKKLQKENRSLQGEVRGMRALRDELDCLRDRAGRAEQLQTELQSCTHRLRSLEVTRTQLKEQQQLCVALQETRVLLEEQLADTRQRCSSLRELERDNLLLRQRLIDLEGEQDTERQRVDELLEMNMGLEAELRQVLRHNNNNTGTMTAARHFHQSEVESDEEAGLREELREDIDLKPLSVEVGEASSLRLLGAENENAELRRRLEDLQSEQEVRGQRQADLPEVREELACLEAEHQNTLREVS